Proteins from a single region of Candidatus Gracilibacteria bacterium:
- a CDS encoding TatD family hydrolase, which translates to MLVDTHSHLNFPAFDKDRNEIIKKCLESEIWVINVGTNFETSKKAVEITTKYEKGVYASIGLHPIDLDTGLIKIKTDEKEGSHFEKKFDYEKYKNLAKSEKVVAIGEIGLDYYWKPKTKRKLELFKEKQKDLLLKELELAKELNLPVIFHCRMAHEDLIKILTDPDRNSYDRRNHGQIKGVIHCFTGDWEQAEKYLKVGFYLGFNGLIFKMNFDEIIKKTPIEKIL; encoded by the coding sequence ATGCTTGTAGATACGCATTCCCATTTGAATTTTCCAGCTTTTGATAAAGATAGAAATGAAATTATAAAGAAATGCTTAGAAAGTGAAATTTGGGTGATAAATGTTGGAACAAATTTTGAAACTTCAAAGAAAGCAGTAGAAATTACCACGAAATATGAAAAGGGCGTTTATGCTTCAATCGGGCTTCATCCGATAGATTTGGATACCGGATTAATAAAAATTAAAACGGATGAAAAAGAAGGAAGCCATTTTGAAAAGAAATTTGATTACGAGAAATACAAAAATTTGGCAAAATCTGAAAAAGTCGTGGCAATTGGCGAAATTGGGTTAGATTACTATTGGAAACCAAAAACAAAAAGAAAACTTGAATTATTTAAAGAAAAACAAAAAGATTTACTTTTAAAAGAATTAGAATTAGCCAAAGAATTAAATTTGCCAGTAATTTTTCATTGCCGAATGGCCCACGAGGATTTGATAAAAATCCTAACCGATCCAGACCGCAATTCCTACGATCGTAGGAATCACGGTCAGATTAAGGGAGTAATTCATTGTTTTACTGGGGATTGGGAGCAGGCCGAAAAATATCTGAAAGTGGGTTTTTATTTAGGTTTTAATGGTCTAATTTTTAAAATGAATTTCGATGAAATAATCAAAAAAACGCCAATTGAAAAAATTTTAA